Within the Staphylococcus argenteus genome, the region CGGAACCAACTGTCCCTCACGCATTTAACATTAAAACGGATCGGAATCGAATTGTTGCGGATGACACAAATTATCAAACTAATAATGAAAAGATATTTGCTGCTGGAGATGCTAGACGCGGTCAAAGTTTAGTTGTATGGGCGATTAAAGAAGGCAGAGGCGTAGCGAAAGCAGTAGATCAGTTTTTAGCGAGTAAAGTTTGTGTATAATTATTGTGAAAAAATGACGGTATTCGCGTTGACGTTGTAGAGTTGTTAAAATGATTTAGAATTTAAAGTATATTTTACTCATTTAACGTCAATGCTCGTCATTTCGTATATGAATTTAAAATGGTCTAGCCAATATTTTTTGTATGGTAAAAGTAGAGAATTTTTTTAATTACAATTGCGTTTATAGCTAAACGGCAATGTTTAAAGTGAACATAGAATGGTTAAAAACAATATTGACTTTTACAGAACGTTCATATATGATAAATATTGTGTTTAGGAGGAATACCCAAGTCCGGCTGAAGGGATCGGTCTTGAAAACCGACAGGGGCTTAACGGCTCGCGGGGGTTCGAATCCCTCTTCCTCCGCCATCAATATTAATATTCAACACTATACATATAATGAAGGTAAGTGCTCAAATTTTGAGTATTTACCTTTTTTACATGTCTTTGAATGATTCGTATTTTGACTATAGAAATGATAAGGCATTAAGATAGGAAGGGCGTTTGGCTTATGTATTACACATAGCTAAATGTCTTTTTTTATTTTGTGAAATATAATGGGGTGCTTGTTTGGGAAAGCTTACTATTTATAGCAATATCTTTTTTAATTTAGAAGTTGATATGCAACTATTCTTTCTAATATCGAGAGGCTGTTGAGGCAGTGTTATTAACGCGATTGTAGCGAGAAGTTATTGCTACATATGTAGTTATGGCCATTGATTTTCTAAAATGGCTACATTAGACAATTGTGACAATATTAAAATATTTCCGTGAAAGCCTTTACATAACTTGTCTAGACAAGTTATACTCATTTTAAGACATTAAGGGAGTGAAGTTCATGGCTGTAAAAAGAGAAGATGTAAAAGCCATCGTTACCGCTATTGGGGGAAAGGAAAATCTAGAAGCTGCAACGCATTGTGTAACAAGATTGCGTTTAGTGCTTAAAGATGAAAGTAAAGTTGATAAGGAATCATTGAGTAATAACGCTTTAGTCAAGGGGCAGTTCAAAGCAGATCATCAATATCAGATTGTGATTGGTCCTGGGACAGTGGATGAAGTGTATAAACAATTTATTGATGAAACTGGTGCACAAGAGGCTTCGAAAGATGACGCTAAACATGCTGCAGCTCAAAAGGGGAATCCAGTGCAACGTTTGATAAAGTTATTGGGTGATATTTTCATACCAATTTTACCAGCGATTGTGACAGCAGGTTTATTAATGGGGATTAATAATTTGCTTACAATGAAAGGATTATTTGGTCCAAAAGCACTTATTGAAATGTACCCGCAAATTGCTGATATTTCAAACATCATTAATGTGATTGCGAGTACGGCATTTATTTTCTTACCAGCATTGATTGGTTGGAGTAGTATGCGTGTGTTTGGTGGTAGTCCGATTTTAGGGTTAGTACTGGGGTTAATATTAATGAATCCACAGTTAGTTTCGCAGTATGATTTGGCGAAAGGGAATATTCCGACGTGGAACTTATTTGGCTTAGAGATTAAGCAGTTGAACTACCAAGGTCAAGTATTGCCTGTTTTAATTGCAGCTTATGTTCTAGCTAAAATTGAAAAAGGATTAAATAAAGTTGTCCATGATTCTATTAAAATGTTGGTTGTAGGACCTGTAGCATTATTAGTTACTGGATTTTTAGCTTTTATCGTAATTGGACCAGTTGCTTTAATGATTGGAACTGGAATTACATCAGGTGTTACATTTATTTTCCAACATGCAGGATGGCTTGGTGGTGCGATTTATGGATTGTTATATGCACCACTTGTAATTACTGGCTTGCATCATATGTTTTTAGCAGTAGATTTTCAATTGATGGGTAGCAGTTTAGGCGGTACATATTTATGGCCAATCGTTGCAATCTCAAATATTTGTCAAGGTTCAGCAGCATTTGGTGCATGGTTTATCTATAAACGTCGTAAAATGGTTAAAGAAGAAGGTTTAGCATTAACATCTGGTATTTCTGGTATGTTAGGTGTTACGGAGCCAGCTATGTTTGGTGTGAACTTACCTTTGAAATATCCATTCATCGCTGCAATATCAACGTCTTGTGTATTGGGGGCAATCGTTGGTATGAATAATGTACTTGGAAAAGTTGGTGTTGGTGGCGTACCGGCATTCATTTCAATTCAAAAAGAATTTTGGCCTGTATATCTTGTTGTAACAGGAATTGCAATTGTTGTACCATGTATATTAACGATTGTGATGTCTAATTTTAGTAAACAAAAAGCAAAAGAAATTGTTGAAGATTAATAAAATAAAAAAGGGGCGTTCGTTATTTGGACGCCTTTTATTATGTTATAAGGTGGTCATCGTGTGTTGAACGAAATAGATTGGAGAAAGTCAGTAGTATATCAAATATATCCTAAGTCATTTAATGATACGACAGGAAATGGTATAGGTGATATCAATGGTATTATAGAAAAATTAGATTATATCAAATTGTTGGGTGTTGATTATATTTGGTTAACACCAGTGTATGAATCGCCAATGAATGATAATGGTTACGATATCAGCAATTATTTAGAAATCAATGAAGACTTCGGTACGATGGATGATTTTGAAAAGTTGATTAATGTTGCACATGAAAAAGGTTTGAAAGTGATGTTAGACATTGTAATCAATCATACATCGACGGAGCACGAATGGTTTAAAATGGCACGCAAATCTAAAGACAATCCATATAGAGATTATTACTTTTTTAAAGCGTCTGAAGATGGACCGCCAACGAATTGGCATTCTAAATTTGGGGGTAATGCTTGGCAGTATGATCCGGTAACAGATGAATATTATTTACATTTATTTGATGTGAGTCAAGCTGATTTGAATTGGGATAATCCTGAAGTTCGTCAATCGTTATATCGTATTGTCAATCATTGGATAGACTTTGGTGTTGACGGTTTTCGCTTTGATGTCATTAACTTAATTTCTAAAGGAGAATTTAAAGACTCTGACAAAATAGGTAAGGAATTTTATACAGACGGTCCTAGAGTTCATGAGTTTCTGCATGAATTGAATCGACAAACTTTTGGAAAAACGAATATGATGACGGTTGGCGAAATGTCTTCCACAACGATTGAAAATTGTATTCAATACACAAAACCTGAACGCCAAGAATTGAATAGTGTATTTAACTTTCACCATTTAAAAGTGGACTATATTGATGGTGAAAAATGGACGAATGCGAAGCTTGATTTTCATAAGTTAAAGGAAATTCTGATGAAATGGCAAAGAGGTATTTATGAAGGTGGCGGATGGAACGCAATTTTTTGGTGTAATCATGATCAGCCAAGGGTGGTTTCAAGGTTCGGTGATGATACGTCGGAAGAAATGAGAGTGCAAAGTGCTAAGATGTTAGCTATTGCATTGCACATGCTTCAAGGAACGCCATATATTTATCAAGGTGAAGAAATTGGTATGACGGATCCGCACTTTACTTCAATAGAACAGTATCGTGATGTTGAATCAATCAATGCATATCATCAATTGTTAAGTGAGGGACATTCTGAAGTTGAAGTGTTAGAGATATTAGGACAAAAATCGAGAGATAATTCAAGAACACCAATGCAATGGAATGATAATATAAATGCTGGGTTTACAACTGGTAAACCTTGGATAGATATCCCTTCAAATTATCGTAATATTAATGTTGAAAAAGCGATTCAAGATAAAAATTCTGTTTTTTATACGTATCAAAAATTAATACAATTAAGACATACGCATGATATCATTACGTATGGAGATATTGTGCCACGTTATATGGATCATGATAGTTTGTTTGTTTATGAGCGTCATTACAAAGGTCAACAATGGTTGGTGATTGTGAATTTCTCATCTTCCAATGTTACATTACCTGACGGATTGCATTGTGAAGGTGACGTTGTGATTCAAACAGGTACGATTGATAATAATATGATAAGCGGTTTTGGAGCGATTGTAGTCGAAACGAACGCGTAAAATAAATTAAGTGGATGCGTATATATGATGAAGCAAAAGAAGTTTATTAAAATTTATGAAGCATTGAAAGCTGATATATTGAATGGAAAGGTTCAATATGGAGAACAAATTCCATCTGAACACGAATTGATGAAGTTATATAGTTCTTCGCGAGAAACTGTACGTAAAGCATTAGATTTATTGGCTTTAGATGGTATGATTCAGAAGATTCACGGTAAAGGGTCGCTTGTGATTTATCAAGAAATGACAGAATTCCCATTTTCAGAATTAGTTAGTTTTAGAGAAATGCAAGAAGAAATGGGCGTTTCTTATTCAACTGAAGTTGTTGTCAATGAAATGGTTGAGGCGTGTGATGTTCCAGAAGTTCAGCGCGCATTGAACATAGATTCCAGTGAGCAACTTATTCATATAGTGAGAACCCGTCGACTTAATCAACATGTAAAGATTGTTGATGAAGATTATTTTTTAAAGACATTTGTTAGTAGTATTAGTAATGAGGTTGCTAGTAACTCTATTTATGATTATTTAGAAAATGAATTAGGTCTTAATATAAGTTATTCAAGTAAGTCGATTACTTTCGAACCATTTGATGAACAGGCATATCAATTGTTTGGTGATGTATCTATTCCCTTTTCAGCAACGGTTAGAAGTGTTGTGTACTTAGAAAATACATCTCCGTTTCAATATAGTATATCGAAGCATCTGGCTAATGAATTTAAATTTAACGACTTCTCAAGACGTCGTTCTAAGTAAACAATGATATAAAACATTTATACTTGCAATTAACTATTAAAATATAGTAATATATATCTTGCCGTGCTAGGTGGGGAGGTAGCGGTTCCCTGTACTCGAAATCCGCTTTATGCGAGGCTTAATTCCTTTGTTGAGGCCGTATTTTTGCGAAGTCTGCCCAAAGCACGTAGTGTTTGAAGATTTCGGTCCTATGCAATATGAACCCATGAACCATGTCAGGTCCTGACGGAAGCAGCATTAAGTGGATCATCATATGTGCCGTAGGGTAGCCGAGATTTAGCTAACGACTTTGGTTACGTTCGTGAATTACGTTCGATTCTTAGGTGCACGGTTTTTTTATTTTTAAACATAAATATCATTGATTTAGACTTGAACACATTATACATAATAGCAAAAGCTACTTTCTATAAACGACTCAGCGTTAACGCTCTTGAGTAAACGTTTATTGGCAGTAGCTTTTTTTATATTGATTAAGTGAAAGAGTTAATAGGGATATTACTATTATGTTGTTTGAATTACGTATTTGAGATTTTTTATGTAAGATTATTTTTAATAAAGTAATGATGGTGAAATAAACTATAGTGTCTTACAATGGAAGTATTAATTTGATCCATTATTTTACGTTAATTGTAAAGCGATGCGTTTGGAGGACTTATGCAAATATATTTAAGTACACTTACAGAACTTGATTATGATAAATCTTTAAATAGTATAGAAGAAAGTTTTGATATCAATCCAGAAATGAGCTGGCAGGCACGTGGGAAAGTGAAGAATTTACGGAAGTCGCCATATTATAATTTTGAATTAGAAGTAATAGCTAAAAATGAAAACAATGATGTGGTGGGTCATATATTGTTAATAGAAGTAGAAATTAATAGTGATGATAAGACGTATTATGGTTTGGCGATTGCTTCTTTATCAGTCCACCCTGAATTACGTGGACAAAAATTAGGTCGTGGATTGGTTCAAGCAGTAGAAGAACGTGCCAAAGCACAAGAGTATAGTACGGTTGTTGTAGATCATTGTTTTGACTACTTTGAAAAGTTAGGATACGAAGATGCTTCGACACAAGGCATTTTATTAGAAAATAGTGATACGCCGTTACTTGTGAAATTTTTATGGGATAACTTAACGGATGCACCACATGGAATTGTAAAGTTTCCAGAACATTTTTATTAAATGTTCGATTGAGAAGTAATCGTATTATCATGATATAATGAAAAGTAATTGTTTATGGAGGTGCTAACTTGAATTATCAAGCCTTATATCGTATGTATAGACCCCAAAGCTTTGATGACGTAGTCGGGCAAGAACATGTAACGAAGACGTTACGTAATGCGATTTCAAAAGAGAAACAGTCGCATGCTTATATTTTTAGTGGCCCAAGAGGTACGGGGAAAACGAGTATTGCCAAAGTGTTTGCTAAAGCAATCAATTGTTTGAATAGTAGTGATGGAGAACCTTGTAATGAATGTGCCATATGTAAAGGTATTACACAAGGAACTAATTCCGATGTTATTGAAATTGATGCAGCTAGTAACAATGGTGTTGATGAAATTAGAAATATTAGAGATAAAGTTAAATATGCACCGAGTGAATCAAAATATAAAGTTTATATTATCGATGAGGTGCACATGCTAACAACTGGTGCTTTTAATGCCCTTTTAAAGACGTTAGAAGAACCTCCAGCACACGCTATTTTTATTTTAGCAACAACTGAACCACACAAAATCCCTCCAACAATTATATCTAGAGCACAACGTTTTGATTTTAAAGCAATAAGTTTGGATCAAATTGTTGAACGATTGAAATTTGTAGCAGATGCACAAGCGCTTGAATATGAAGAAGAAGCATTGGCGTTTATTGCGAAAGCATCTGAAGGTGGTATGCGTGATGCGTTAAGTATTATGGACCAAGCTATTGCATTTGGTGACGGTACGCTAACATTGCAAGATGCTTTGAATGTTACGGGTAGTGTACATGATGAAGCACTTAATCATTTGTTTGAAGATATCGTACAAGGTGATGTGCAGTCATCTTTTAAAAAATATCATCAATTTATATCAGAAGGTAAAGAAGTGAATCGTTTAATTAATGACATGATTTATTTTGTCAGAGATACGATTATGAATAAGACGGCTGATAAAGATAGTGATTATCGTGCATTAATGAACTTGGATTTAGAAATGCTATATCATATGATAGACCTTATTAATGATACGTTAGTTTCGATACGTTTTAGTGTGAATCAAAATGTTCATTTTGAAGTGTTGTTAGTGAAATTAGCTGAATTGATTAAAGGTCAATCGCAAGTTGGTACGAATGTAGCTGAACCGGTACAAATTGCTGCAACACCTAGTTCAGATGTGTTGTTGCAACGTATGGAACAGTTAGAGCAAGAACTTAAGGTATTGAAAGCGCAAGGTGTAACTGCAGCACCTACACAAAAAACTTCGAAAAAACCTATAAGAGGTATGCAAAAATCTAAAAATGCATTTTCAATGCAACAAATTGCGAAAGTATTAGATAGAGCGAATAAGGCCGATATCAAATTGTTGAAAGATCACTGGCAAGAAGTGATTGATCATGCTAAAAACAATGATAAGAAATCGCTTGTTAGTTTATTGCAAAACTCTGAACCTGTTGCAGCAAGTGAAGATCATGTACTTGTTAAGTTTGAAGAAGAGATTCATTGCGAAATCGTTAATAAAGACGATGAGAAGCGCAATAATATAGAAAGTGTCGTTTGTAATATCGTTAATAAAAACGTTAAAGTGGTTGGTGTGCCGTCTGATCAATGGCAAAGAGTTAGAACGGAATATTTACAAAACCGTAAACATGATAATGACGAAATGCCAAAGCAACAAGTACAACAAACTGACATTGCTCAAAAAGCAAAAGACCTTTTTGGTGAAGAAACGGTACATGTTATTGATGAAGAGTGATACATGACAAGCGATATAATCGTATGTATAATGGAAGAAACATCATTTTATTGATAAATAATTTATTGATTTTCAAGGAGGAAATGGAATATGCGCGGTGGCGGAAACATGCAACAAATGATGAAACAAATGCAAAAAATGCAAAAGAAAATGGCTCAAGAACAAGAAAAACTTAAAGAAGAGCGTATTGTAGGTACAGCTGGTGGTGGCATGGTTGCAGTTACTGTAACTGGTCATAAAGAAGTTGTTGACGTTGAAATCAAAGAAGAAGCTGTAGATCCAGATGACATTGAAATGCTACAAGACTTAGTGTTAGCTGCTACTAATGAAGCGATGAACAAAGCTGATGAGCTTACTCAAGAACGTTTAGGTAAACACACTCAAGGCTTAAACATCCCTGGAATGTGATAGTAGATGCATTATCCAGAACCTATATCAAAACTAATTGATAGCTTTATGAAATTGCCAGGCATTGGTCCTAAGACAGCCCAACGTCTGGCTTTTCATACCTTAGATATGAAAGAAGACGATGTTGTTCAATTCGCTAAAGCTTTAGTGGATGTTAAACGAGAGTTAACATATTGTAGTGTATGTGGTCACATTACTGAAAATGATCCTTGTTATATTTGTGAAGATAAACAAAGGGATCGTTCAGTTATTTGTGTGGTCGAAGATGATAAAGATGTTATTGCAATGGAAAAAATGAGAGAGTACAAAGGTTTATATCATGTATTACATGGATCTATTTCTCCTATGGATGGAATTGGACCAGAAGACATTAATATTCCTTCATTAATTGAACGCTTGAAAAGTGATGAAGTTAATGAGCTCATTTTAGCTATGAACCCTAACTTAGAAGGGGAATCGACAGCGATGTATATTTCTAGATTAGTTAAGCCTATAGGTATTAAAGTAACAAGATTAGCACAAGGGTTATCTGTAGGTGGAGATTTAGAATACGCAGATGAAGTAACGCTATCTAAGGCGATTGCTGGTAGAACAGAAATGTAATGCTTTCTATTAAACGATTTTGAATTTAATACTATAGAAGGAAAAGTCACAATGTAGCTGTTGTGGCTTTTTTATTTTGAGGTGTTGTACTACTTTATTTGTGGTGTGGCGGTTGCATTGTTTTACTGGAGTGGGATAGGGATGGGTAATCTTAAGGAAGCAAGTCGTTGGTTGTGATTTGTTACTTCTAATAGTAATGATGTGAATTGGATGATTGAAGTAGGTCTGCGGCTGTGTTGGGTTATTAATTTAATGATTGTGATTGATGGTTAATGACAATGCAAATGAATTTCTTTTGTTATTGAAATGATAGATGCTGGCTTAGTGGTTGTACTTCGTAGGTCTAAAACTTATTAAATCAGCATGTATAGCGGCGTTTTGAGAGATTATTAAAAACTTGTAAATTTATTTTTAATTTCTGGTAAAAAAATAACGTTCTGTTTTGCGGGTTTTTTGCTATCGTTCCATAAAAAATATCCCGCTTATTTGTTTTAAAAAACGTACTATTTTTAATTATGATTTCTTTAAGTTCGACTTCTTCGATGGAAGTGTTCAGAACGGATAGTAATGGTGTAATTTTTACTGTTGTTAAGCAGTTTGAAAGCCTGTATAGTATTTATTTGTTGAGGCAAACAAAACAACTCAACTTAAGAAATAACTTGAATTACTAACAAAAATTAATTTCAAAAAGTTGTTGACTTAAATGTTAATAAAATGTATAATTAATTCTTGTCGGTAAGAAAAATGAACATTGAAAACTGAATGACAATATGTCAACGTTAATTCCAAAAACGTAACTATTAGTTACAAACATTATTTAGTATTTATGAGCTAATCAAACATCATAATTTTTTATGGAGAGTTTGATCCTGGCTCAGGATGAACGCTGGCGGCGTGCCTAATACATGCAAGTCGAGCGAACGGACGAGAAGCTTGCTTCTCTGATGTTAGCGGCGGACGGGTGAGTAACACGTGGATAACCTACCTATAAGACTGGGATAACTTCGGGAAACCGGAGCTAATACCGGATAATATTTTGAACCGCATGGTTCAAAAGTGAAAGACGGTCTTGCTGTCACTTATAGATGGATCCGCGCTGCATTAGCTAGTTGGTAAGGTAACGGCTTACCAAGGCAACGATGCATAGCCGACCTGAGAGGGTGATCGGCCACACTGGAACTGAGACACGGTCCAGACTCCTACGGGAGGCAGCAGTAGGGAATCTTCCGCAATGGGCGAAAGCCTGACGGAGCAACGCCGCGTGAGTGATGAAGGTCTTCGGATCGTAAAACTCTGTTATTAGGGAAGAACATATGTGTAAGTAACTGTGCACATCTTGACGGTACCTAATCAGAAAGCCACGGCTAACTACGTGCCAGCAGCCGCGGTAATACGTAGGTGGCAAGCGTTATCCGGAATTATTGGGCGTAAAGCGCGCGTAGGCGGTTTTTTAAGTCTGATGTGAAAGCCCACGGCTCAACCGTGGAGGGTCATTGGAAACTGGAAAACTTGAGTGCAGAAGAGGAAAGTGGAATTCCATGTGTAGCGGTGAAATGCGCAGAGATATGGAGGAACACCAGTGGCGAAGGCGACTTTCTGGTCTGTAACTGACGCTGATGTGCGAAAGCGTGGGGATCAAACAGGATTAGATACCCTGGTAGTCCACGCCGTAAACGATGAGTGCTAAGTGTTAGGGGGTTTCCGCCCCTTAGTGCTGCAGCTAACGCATTAAGCACTCCGCCTGGGGAGTACGACCGCAAGGTTGAAACTCAAAGGAATTGACGGGGACCCGCACAAGCGGTGGAGCATGTGGTTTAATTCGAAGCAACGCGAAGAACCTTACCAAATCTTGACATCCTTTGACAACTCTAGAGATAGAGCCTTCCCCTTCGGGGGACAAAGTGACAGGTGGTGCATGGTTGTCGTCAGCTCGTGTCGTGAGATGTTGGGTTAAGTCCCGCAACGAGCGCAACCCTTAAGCTTAGTTGCCATCATTAAGTTGGGCACTCTAAGTTGACTGCCGGTGACAAACCGGAGGAAGGTGGGGATGACGTCAAATCATCATGCCCCTTATGATTTGGGCTACACACGTGCTACAATGGACAATACAAAGGGCAGCGAAACCGCGAGGTCAAGCAAATCCCATAAAGTTGTTCTCAGTTCGGATTGTAGTCTGCAACTCGACTACATGAAGCTGGAATCGCTAGTAATCGTAGATCAGCATGCTACGGTGAATACGTTCCCGGGTCTTGTACACACCGCCCGTCACACCACGAGAGTTTGTAACACCCGAAGCCGGTGGAGTAACCTTTTAGGAGCTAGCCGTCGAAGGTGGGACAAATGATTGGGGTGAAGTCGTAACAAGGTAGCCGTATCGGAAGGTGCGGCTGGATCACCTCCTTTCTAAGGATATATTCGGAACATCTTCTTCAGAAGATGCGGAATAACGTGACATATTGTATTCAGTTTTGAATGTTTATTTAACATTCATTTTTATTTGTACATTGAAAACTAGATAAGTAAGTAAAATATAGATTTTACCAAGCAAAACCGAGTGAATAAAGAGTTTTAAATAAGCTTGAATTCATAAGAAATAATCGCTAGTGTTCGAAAGAACACTCACAAGATTAATAACGCGTTTAAATCTTTTTATAAAAGAAAACGTTTAGCAGACAATGAGTTAAATTATTTGAAAGCGGAGTTTACTTCTGTAAATGAGCATTTTAAATAATGAAAACGAAACAGTATGTGAGCGTTTGACTTATAAAAATGGTGGAAACATAGATTAAGTTATTAAGGGCGCACGGTGGATGCCTTGGCACTAGAAGCCGATGAAGGACGTTACTAACGACGATATGCTTTGGGGAGCTGTAAGTAAGCTTTGATCCAGAGATTTCCGAATGGGGAAACCCAACATGAGTTATGTCATGTTATCGATATGTGAATACATAGCATATCAGAAGGCACACCCGGAGAACTGAAACATCTTAGTACCCGGAGGAAGAGAAAGAAAATTCGATTCCCTTAGTAGCGGCGAGCGAAACGGGAAGAGCCCAAACCAACAAGCTTGCTTGTTGGGGTTGTAGGACACTCTATACGGAGTTACAAAGGACGACATTAGACGAATCATCTGGAAAGATGAATCAAAGAAGGTAATAATCCTGTAGTCGAAAATGTTGTCTCTCTTGAGTGGATCCTGAGTACGACGGAGCACGTGAAATTCCGTCGGAATCTGGGAGGACCATCTCCTAAGGCTAAATACTCTCTAGTGACCGATAGTGAACCAGTACCGTGAGGGAAAGGTGAAAAGCACCCCGGAAGGGGAGTGAAATAGAACCTGAAACCGTGTGCTTACAAGTAGTCAGAGCCCGTTAATGGGTGATGGCGTGCCTTTTGTAGAATGAACCGGCGAGTTACGATTTGATGCAAGGTTAAGCAGTAAATGTGGAGCCGTAGCGAAAGCGAGTCTGAATAGGGCGTTTAGTATTTGGTCGTAGACCCGAAACCAGGTGATCTACCCTTGGTCAGGTTGAAGTTCAGGTAACACTGAATGGAGGACCGAACCGACTTACGTTGAAAAGTGAGCGGATGAACTGAGGGTAGCGGAGAAATTCCAATCGAACCTGGAGATAGCTGGTTCTCTCCGAAATAGCTTTAGGGCTAGCCTCAAGTGATGATTATTGGAGGTAGAGCACTGTTTGGACGAGGGGCCCCTCTCGGGTTACCGAATTCAGACAAACTCCGAATGCCAATTAATTTAACTTGGGAGTCAGAACATGGGTGATAAGGTCCGTGTTCGAAAGGGAAACAGCCCAGACCACCAGCTAAGGTCCCAAAATATATGTTAAGTGGAAAAGGATGTGGCGTTGCCCAGACAACTAGGATGTTGGCTTAGAAGCAGCCATCATTTAAAGAGTGCGTAATAGCTCACTAGTCGAGTGACACTGCGCCGAAAATGTACCGGGGCTAAACATATTACCGAAGCTGTGGATTGTCCTTTGGACAATGGTAGGAGAGCGTTCTAAGGGCGTTGAAGCATGATCGTAAGGACATGTGGAGCGCTTAGAAGTGAGAATGCCGGTGTGAGTAGCGAAAGACGGGTGAGAATCCCGTCCACCGATTGACTAAGGTTTCCAGAGGAAGGCTCGTCCGCTCTGGGTTAGTCGGGTCCTAAGCTGAGGCCGACAGGCGTAGGCGATGGATAACAGGTTGATATTCCTGTACCACCTATAATCGTTTTAATCGATGAGGGGACGCAGTAGGATAGGCGAAGCGTGCGATTGGATTGCACGTCTAAGCAGTAAGGCTGAGTATTAGGCAAATCCGGTACTCATTAAGGCTGAGCTGTGATGGGGAGAAGACATTGTGTCTTCGAGTCGTTGATTTCACACTGCCGAGAAAAGCCTCTAGATAGAAAATAGGTGCCCGTACCGCAAACCGACACAGGTAGTCAAGATGAGAATTCTAAGGTGAGCGAGCGAACTCTCGTTAAGGAACTCGGCAAAATGACCCCGTAACTTCGGGAGAAGGGGTGCTCTT harbors:
- a CDS encoding YbaB/EbfC family nucleoid-associated protein: MRGGGNMQQMMKQMQKMQKKMAQEQEKLKEERIVGTAGGGMVAVTVTGHKEVVDVEIKEEAVDPDDIEMLQDLVLAATNEAMNKADELTQERLGKHTQGLNIPGM
- the treP gene encoding PTS system trehalose-specific EIIBC component produces the protein MAVKREDVKAIVTAIGGKENLEAATHCVTRLRLVLKDESKVDKESLSNNALVKGQFKADHQYQIVIGPGTVDEVYKQFIDETGAQEASKDDAKHAAAQKGNPVQRLIKLLGDIFIPILPAIVTAGLLMGINNLLTMKGLFGPKALIEMYPQIADISNIINVIASTAFIFLPALIGWSSMRVFGGSPILGLVLGLILMNPQLVSQYDLAKGNIPTWNLFGLEIKQLNYQGQVLPVLIAAYVLAKIEKGLNKVVHDSIKMLVVGPVALLVTGFLAFIVIGPVALMIGTGITSGVTFIFQHAGWLGGAIYGLLYAPLVITGLHHMFLAVDFQLMGSSLGGTYLWPIVAISNICQGSAAFGAWFIYKRRKMVKEEGLALTSGISGMLGVTEPAMFGVNLPLKYPFIAAISTSCVLGAIVGMNNVLGKVGVGGVPAFISIQKEFWPVYLVVTGIAIVVPCILTIVMSNFSKQKAKEIVED
- a CDS encoding GNAT family N-acetyltransferase: MQIYLSTLTELDYDKSLNSIEESFDINPEMSWQARGKVKNLRKSPYYNFELEVIAKNENNDVVGHILLIEVEINSDDKTYYGLAIASLSVHPELRGQKLGRGLVQAVEERAKAQEYSTVVVDHCFDYFEKLGYEDASTQGILLENSDTPLLVKFLWDNLTDAPHGIVKFPEHFY
- the treR gene encoding trehalose operon repressor, with translation MMKQKKFIKIYEALKADILNGKVQYGEQIPSEHELMKLYSSSRETVRKALDLLALDGMIQKIHGKGSLVIYQEMTEFPFSELVSFREMQEEMGVSYSTEVVVNEMVEACDVPEVQRALNIDSSEQLIHIVRTRRLNQHVKIVDEDYFLKTFVSSISNEVASNSIYDYLENELGLNISYSSKSITFEPFDEQAYQLFGDVSIPFSATVRSVVYLENTSPFQYSISKHLANEFKFNDFSRRRSK
- the dnaX gene encoding DNA polymerase III subunit gamma/tau yields the protein MNYQALYRMYRPQSFDDVVGQEHVTKTLRNAISKEKQSHAYIFSGPRGTGKTSIAKVFAKAINCLNSSDGEPCNECAICKGITQGTNSDVIEIDAASNNGVDEIRNIRDKVKYAPSESKYKVYIIDEVHMLTTGAFNALLKTLEEPPAHAIFILATTEPHKIPPTIISRAQRFDFKAISLDQIVERLKFVADAQALEYEEEALAFIAKASEGGMRDALSIMDQAIAFGDGTLTLQDALNVTGSVHDEALNHLFEDIVQGDVQSSFKKYHQFISEGKEVNRLINDMIYFVRDTIMNKTADKDSDYRALMNLDLEMLYHMIDLINDTLVSIRFSVNQNVHFEVLLVKLAELIKGQSQVGTNVAEPVQIAATPSSDVLLQRMEQLEQELKVLKAQGVTAAPTQKTSKKPIRGMQKSKNAFSMQQIAKVLDRANKADIKLLKDHWQEVIDHAKNNDKKSLVSLLQNSEPVAASEDHVLVKFEEEIHCEIVNKDDEKRNNIESVVCNIVNKNVKVVGVPSDQWQRVRTEYLQNRKHDNDEMPKQQVQQTDIAQKAKDLFGEETVHVIDEE
- the treC gene encoding alpha,alpha-phosphotrehalase, with protein sequence MLNEIDWRKSVVYQIYPKSFNDTTGNGIGDINGIIEKLDYIKLLGVDYIWLTPVYESPMNDNGYDISNYLEINEDFGTMDDFEKLINVAHEKGLKVMLDIVINHTSTEHEWFKMARKSKDNPYRDYYFFKASEDGPPTNWHSKFGGNAWQYDPVTDEYYLHLFDVSQADLNWDNPEVRQSLYRIVNHWIDFGVDGFRFDVINLISKGEFKDSDKIGKEFYTDGPRVHEFLHELNRQTFGKTNMMTVGEMSSTTIENCIQYTKPERQELNSVFNFHHLKVDYIDGEKWTNAKLDFHKLKEILMKWQRGIYEGGGWNAIFWCNHDQPRVVSRFGDDTSEEMRVQSAKMLAIALHMLQGTPYIYQGEEIGMTDPHFTSIEQYRDVESINAYHQLLSEGHSEVEVLEILGQKSRDNSRTPMQWNDNINAGFTTGKPWIDIPSNYRNINVEKAIQDKNSVFYTYQKLIQLRHTHDIITYGDIVPRYMDHDSLFVYERHYKGQQWLVIVNFSSSNVTLPDGLHCEGDVVIQTGTIDNNMISGFGAIVVETNA
- the recR gene encoding recombination mediator RecR — its product is MHYPEPISKLIDSFMKLPGIGPKTAQRLAFHTLDMKEDDVVQFAKALVDVKRELTYCSVCGHITENDPCYICEDKQRDRSVICVVEDDKDVIAMEKMREYKGLYHVLHGSISPMDGIGPEDINIPSLIERLKSDEVNELILAMNPNLEGESTAMYISRLVKPIGIKVTRLAQGLSVGGDLEYADEVTLSKAIAGRTEM